From a single Anomaloglossus baeobatrachus isolate aAnoBae1 chromosome 4, aAnoBae1.hap1, whole genome shotgun sequence genomic region:
- the EPHX3 gene encoding epoxide hydrolase 3, whose translation MQFYVSRLLLMVTRAALKVSGVLFWILVYVASLLAAASYLPDAVRLIARRPFRAFYWETRKSAPACLTSSKHGQHGHLRVKKSGIRFHYVASGEKGNPLMLLLHGFPENWYSWRYQLDEFSPEYWTVAVDLRGFGSSDAPPELRDYRMETLLQDIQDLITGLGYSHCILVGHDWGGTLAWTFAVRHRNMVSRLIVMNAPHPSAFHDYVLAHPSQLFSSRYVFLFQLPILPEILLSMGDFEYIRKPLIDDSMGIQNRERRLSNEEVEAFIYYPSQKGALTPALNYYRNLFGFFPVKAQDVLVPTLLLWGEKDSFLEAAMVPEMQQYVHAPFQAEIIHNASHWLQQDQPEEVNRVMWDFLSREMPVFTH comes from the exons ATGCAGTTCTATGTGTCTCGCCTCCTCCTGATGGTGACCCGGGCGGCTCTGAAGGTGTCTGGTGTCCTATTCTGGATACTAGTCTATGTGGCATCTCTTCTGGCCGCTGCCTCTTACTTGCCGGATGCGGTTCGGCTCATAGCCAGGAGGCCATTTAGGGCATTTTATTGGGAAACACGGAAAAGCGCCCCAGCCTGCTTAACGAGCAGCAAACATGGCCAGCACGGGCACCTCCGCGTCAAG AAATCTGGTATACGCTTCCATTACGTGGCATCTGGAGAAAAGGGAAACCCATTAATGCTTCTTCTGCACGGCTTCCCGGAGAACTG GTACTCCTGGAGGTACCAGCTGGATGAGTTTTCCCCGGAGTACTGGACTGTGGCTGTGGATCTCAGAGGGTTCGGGAGCTCCGATGCGCCCCCTGAGCTGCGGGATTACAGAATGGAGACCCTACTGCAGGACATCCAGGACCTCATTACTGGACTGG GTTACTCACACTGTATCCTAGTGGGACACGACTGGGGGGGCACCTTGGCATGGACATTTGCGGTTCGGCACCGCAACATGGTGTCTCGACTCATCGTTATGAATGCTCCTCACCCATCGGCCTTCCATG ATTATGTCTTGGCTCATCCATCTCAGCTCTTCTCCTCCCGCTATGTCTTCCTTTTCCAGCTGCCAATCCTCCCCGAGATCCTCCTATCCATGGGTGACTTTGAG TACATCCGAAAACCACTGATAGATGACAGTATGGGGATCCAGAATCGAGAGCGAAGGCTAAGCAATGAAGAGGTAGAGGCCTTCATATACTACCCATCCCAAAAAGGAGCCTTAACTCCTGCCCTAAACTACTACAGGAACTTGTTTGG GTTCTTCCCCGTGAAAGCCCAGGATGTTCTTGTACCCACTTTGCTTCTATGGGGAGAGAAGGACTCATTCTTGGAGGCGGCAATGGTCCCAGAAATGCAGCAGTACGTCCATGCTCCTTTCCAGGCGGAGATTATACACAATGCCAGTCACTGGCTGCAG